The following proteins come from a genomic window of Dreissena polymorpha isolate Duluth1 chromosome 1, UMN_Dpol_1.0, whole genome shotgun sequence:
- the LOC127865151 gene encoding proprotein convertase subtilisin/kexin type 5-like: MTRYQLSEQVNCILLALVCPCAAKPCSEDTESEETSSGCESSSHGTDSDDRKVEIVINIKDCSSSSSCQEDTPCSDGCPDCSVTDHAQCNETTKQCECKFDGEFPNCCPDCSAVDGQICCIPGVNCGSANVGECFCENGEIPKENGPIECCLVKCPDGEACGEDGVCKPTIPFGKICVDDGVRSSNACDQRAGIKCHTYDCCGQESNIDCRDKYCLCETPQGWEYNNATVPCKFVGGRPDKKLCLDAPDDFGSPTTTTSTVI; this comes from the exons ATGACTCGCTACCAGCTGTCTGAACAG GTAAACTGCATTCTCCTTGCACTTGTGTGCCCGTGTGCCGCAAAACCATGTTCAGAGGATACCGAATCCGAGGAAACCAGTAGCGGTTGCGAATCAAGTTCCCATGGGACCGATTCCGATGATCGAAAGGTTGAAATCGTCATAAACATTAAGGACTGCAGTAGCAGTTCTAGCTGTCAGGAGGACACGCCATGTAGCGATGGGT GCCCTGATTGCTCAGTAACGGACCATGCTCAGTGCAACGAAACGACCAAACAATGCGAATGTAAATTCGATGGCGAGTTCCCAAATTGCT GTCCCGATTGTTCAGCCGTTGATGGACAAATCTGCTGTATACCAGGGGTGAACTGCGGGTCGGCCAACGTCGGAGAATGCTTCTGCGAGAACGGTGAAATTCCAAAAGAAAATGGCCCTATCGAATGTT GTCTTGTTAAGTGCCCGGATGGAGAGGCGTGCGGAGAGGACGGAGTTTGCAAACCAACCA TTCCGTTTGGCAAGATATGCGTCGATGACGGTGTCCGCTCTTCAAACGCATGCGACCAAAGGGCGGGCATCAAATGTCACACGTACGACTGCTGTGGGCAAGAAAGTAATATCGATTGCCGCGACAAGTACTGCCTGTGTGAAACCCCTCAGGGCTGGGAGTACAACAACGCAACCGTTCCCTGCAAATTCGTGGGAGGCCGGCCGGACAAAAAGCTATGTTTGGACGCCCCTGATGATTTCGGctcacctactactactacttctactgtaaTCTAA